tccaaaagtaacaaaatccgcctaccagcacttctaatGAAACAAGGAGATATAATCTTTGTTCTGAGCTAAGATAACTGGCGGCTGgctgtagcttaatatttagCGGACCGACACtggagtggtatcgatcttccTATGCAACCTGTAAGTGTGTTTTGATCCAGCTTTGTCAGATtgtaataaaatcaatttttatgAGTCAATTTCTTAAACAGAGTGAATGCTTGAAGTCATACAGATTACTTACTCTTCACTGGGAATAGCTCATATATATTGTTAAATAGGTATGTAATTCTTAAAGGATCCGTCtactcaaattacaaaaagcaTACTATCCCACTTACTCTCTTaatggtatctagccatgcacACGGTTCTGATTTTATTTGCCAAGGTTGCAGGATATATCTGCCACTGAGGCCTAGAACCAAATCTATATGCACAACTTGAGTAACTACAGGGAGGTGGGGAAAATAGGGTTTTGTTGATATGTGTGTGAACTGACCATtcaagtaattttatttatgatgATACAATGAGAACGACAGATGTAACTGCAACTGGCCTTACGCGGAAAATGATATGATTCTGCGgggaaataaaatatgattaatatttaaataacttGTCTGGTTTGTGGTGCAGCAAAGgttgaaattaaatgtatgaAGTGAATTAGCGGATTCCTCAGGGCTTCATTTAATGGTTAAGAAAAGATGGCACCAGCCAATCTCAAAAGTGCAGATGGTCTTAACTTTCCACGCATGTTccgttttaaaacaaaaacaaaaacaaaaacaaaaaaacaaccaagatAATTACGAGATTAAAAAATTACTCCTCTACGTCAGATTTAAGAAGGATTATCTAAATGACATATGCAGGAACATTTAGCCTCAGAATCCCAGTTTTCCCTTCTCGTTTCCAGTGAATTAGCTCAGTGTTGTCCATCAGCAGTCAGTGCAGACGTAAGCTGCGACCTGGTAAATccgggggggggcagagggagaTGGATGGCCTCACAGGTGGGAGTGTTTGTCATTCTGCTTGTCACTAGGCTGTTGGACAACAATGGTCGGCGTGTGATTGGTGGAGGCCACAGCCGGGGGCATGTCAATCACCCGGTGACAAACATCCATCTGGAATGCACATTCTGGTCAGCCGCTGACCCTCAGTCAGTCCTGACTCAATAGCAAATATGTTACACAACccacagaaggaaaaaatatgcCTCCTGTCTTTGGAGCTTCAGGGAGCCAGGAGACATTCCTGGTTGGAAGAttagctttgtgtgtttgtgtgtgcgtgtgtttgtggttCAGGCACAAGCTACTTGACTACTTTGAAGCTCAAGGTCTCTGGGTTTCATGTCTTTGCGCACGCTCCATTTGAAGTGATGGCTTCTCCATAACCACTGACATGTGAACGGCACTAAATGCTAACTCAGCTGTCTGTGATGCTGTTGTCACAAAAACATCCTTTCATGTGTCCACACAGGGcagaaacacagggaaacactTGTCTTAATAGCAAAATGTGACTTTATTAGACACTTCAATGCCATGTTAGACACTTCACTGTTTTAGCTTTGACATTGGTACAATGGTTTCGGACAGTTTGTTTCAATAAATTACTCAGAACATGAACTGCACCGCACTCCCTCCCGTCCCTTTTACCTGCTACACTGGGATTGGTTTTCCACCAGGGTTCTCTGATTGGTCTTGCTCGTAAAAATCATCTCTGATTGGTTACACCTGATAGCACCCGAGGAGCGTGCCTTCCAGCTTACCTTGATAAGGACCACCGGTATCAGAACACAGTTCAGACGAGGGCACACTGGGAAAACAAATTCGACAATGTAACTACCTTGACTAATCACAGACCCAGAGTACGCAGGGACTGTGacagttgggggggggggcatctgaCTTCATCCTTCCTCCAAGTTTGGTTAGAGCACATTTCCCAAGCTTTCCCACCGTTCACAGCATCAAGCCGCACCTTTTACAGGTACCTGGAGCCTGAGACGTTATTCGGCTGTAGTGATGCTGAGAAAGTTACTGTTACCACGTGGTGGTGTGACAGAGGTGGAATACTGGCCGTTCGCTTCTGAATGCACAGCGGTGGATCTTGAGGCACATTACAGCAGTAACATAATGACACAATACAACATCGTTCTCCCTGATtctccatcctttttttttttttttttttttttaattattattattaaattcaAAGCATAAGAATTGTTTAATTTAGCATTCGGCCAATTACATGTTGGTGCTTGAGCACACATAACTGTAGATTTCATGACAGGTGTCCCTGTGTCCATACTGAGAGAACATTACCAGCATTTACAGCTTTGGAAAGATACAACTCCAGCTCCAAATTACAGCTGGTAGCTGATGTTCGTCCACATTGGGTTGCAAACTTGTGCCAAAGTCACTCTCCTGGACAAATAACGGACCTAACTTGAGTACGAGAAGAATCTTTTCTACCAAACTAGCTCAGAGCAGCTTTGCAGTAACATGTAGTATTGTGAAACAGGTGGAAGAGCCTTAACGCTACAGTACGTACTGTCGACTTGTGTGGAAATATGTGGAATGTCTCCTCACACGGAGGAGATTCCTGCATTCCTATTGGCAGATATCGTGTACTCAATCTGCGTGTTTATGAAGTGAGTGTAAAAAGTGCTTTAACTGACCGCCAACAAATATCCCACCTTGAAACATCTGATGTACCTAAATAATTGACATCAAAGCTCTTCCTTCATACAATAACAAGTGtgaattttgtttctgtaaGGCCATGGTTGGCAGCatttgtcaaaagaaaaaaacattcaagtgcaatcaagtgttttgttttgtttgctatAAAGAGAGTACCAGTATCTCTCACAAAAAGTCTGTTGATAAATGTTATTACAAGTTGAGTTTTCTTTGATCATGCAATAAGGCACCGCAGCTGAATGTTGGTAAAAGCtgaaaaggctgtttttctgaagaaaaataaaaataccatcaCTCCTTTCTTTGTCATGCACATAAATTCAAATACTCTTTTGTAAaagttatataatatataatataagaaAACTCTTATGTACAGTCAAATGTCCAAAggtatatttctcttttttgcccctgcacatacatacactgtacaAGATTCCCTACATTTACATGCTTCAAATGCAAGTCACATTTTTTTGGAGCTAGAATTTTTATGGTCACCTCCCAAGGGAAGGTTTTAACTATGTACAGCTGATACGCTCAGATGGGACGCCACCCACACAAGCTCCGCCTTCAAACTCCGGATgccctctgtgtttttccccTCCTAGCGCTGCCTGTCAGTCCACATCCAGGAGGCTCAGGATCAATCGCCTCGATATGAGGTAGCAGTTTATTTcccagtgcaaaaaaaaaaaaaagttcacccATCTACTACAAGTCCACGTTTTGGGCTGGACGCAGCGCCTGCTAGTCGCTGGCTCTCCTTAGGGGGGCGCTCTCATTCTGAGAGGCTCTGAGGGTGTGTCCGTTGGACAGCAGAGTCTGCCTGAGCTCAGGCTCACAGTCCGTGTCAGAGAGCCCGTGGCTCGGCACGCCGGCCAGCTTCACCGGCTTGTGGAAGGACTCTTCCTGTGATGGAGAGCACGCCGGCGTCTGTCCGCCTCTGCTCGCTGATGAACATagaagagaaggaggtggaATTAGAAACAGGCAAAGTCAATGACGTGACAAGTATGTAGACTAATATGCATTCAGCTTTAGGACAGAGGCGGTGGAATGTGTGTATAGGGCTGCGCTGACACGCGGAGGTGAGAATTGGTATTCGGAGGCCAATTCCTCTGGTATTACTCCTCGCAAAAGAAGCTCAATCGCAGAACAGGCCCCGACGTGCAACTGCAGGAGTTTGGCATCAGAGAGAACTCAGTGCTACTTTTCAGTGATTTTCGAGCGATATCCTGAAGGGCTCTGGGCATGCAACTGTGATACACAGTCAAATGCTGGCAGAAGCCAATCTATCAACAATCACGTAAAAAAGAATTTGTCTTGATAAGGGTTCTTAAATTGCCGATAGCTTCTCATGGTATCACTTGATACCAATGATGTTGCTAGAAAATCTGGCATAATTTGGGGCTGTAGAAAGCCTACTGGATTTATGACTTTatcacagtgtttgtgtatgggaTAAGGCTGTTGGCATTTGAACTCTCTCTCTGATCGTATTACCTTTTCTATCATGTTGGTTCACTTGTAACGTATTGTGGTTTTTCGGGAAGGTGGATCCATGAATGTCCTTCCGGATCCCGTTGGGTGTCCCGTTGCAGAGCGGAGCTGTGTACGACCCTGGTTCATGATGCTCCACTGGGTGAAAGTGAGGGTGAGGTGGGGGAACAGAGTGCTGTTGGTACTCCATGCCTCCAGCAGGGCAACAGCTGTGCGTCAGATAGTCGGGATCTTTGGAGTAGCTGTTGCTGTTCTCCATACAATCCGTACACACTACTGCGCCGTCGAAACctgcaggcaggcagggagagaaagaaaataaatgttttggaggcaaaaaatcaacaactgtaTGTCAACACTGTGGTTTAGACGTCTGCTGTAATTATTTCTGATGCTAAGCAGGCCTTCACAGACAGCGGCGCTCTTTTCATCGTTACACAACGCACCAACTTTGCTCATGGGAAGTGGGAGAAACTGCTGAGGAGCACAAACATTTGGAAGACCAAGCAGAGAACCAACTGTCAGCTACCTGCGGTGTCTACGATGTGTCCGTTGGGCTGAGGTCCACCGCCGGCCTCCACGCGGATACACACATCCTGCCGCTCGGACAGAGTGCCCTGGGAGGAGAGGTAACTGGGCACATCCGGAGGAACTATCGTCTCATCTGGAAAAGACACGAAAGATTGGAAAACAGGACATCACAACCAGGGCCTTGGATACCGCAAGTCTAGGGCTTCAACAATTGGTTGTAGAAAATCTTTCATTTATGGAACTATTTTGATAGACAATTCGtctttatgtcattttttccaGCAAAGATTCACTGGATCTACCTTCTCAAATCTTTTTTGGTACcgaggttttttttaactggttttCCCTCCTtctatgatattaaactgaatattgtggggatggactgttggtcagacaaaacaagcaatttgaatatatCAACTTGGAATTatggaaattgtgatggacatttttttttactactttccGTCaaacaatcaagaaaataactgacataTTACtcaataatgagaataatcattatttgcagctctactcaactgacagaaaatcccatggcaacaattttgataatctattAACTGTCTGGTTGTTTAACAGAGCAAAAGTGGCAAATATTCGCTAGTTAAATGAGAATTGCTCCTTTGAAATATATTCACATAACCTTGCTGCTGGACATACTTTTCTAGTTTGAAAATTTTATAGGGATCCCCCTCaattaccttaaaaaaaaataacttgacaGAACCAATCCAAGCTCACCTGTGTTGGTGACACTGCACTCCTCACTCTTCTTCCTGGTCTGGTAGATGATGCACACCCACACCAGCGACGTCACCACAATACTCGTCACCACGGCGATGACGATGATCCCTACAGTGACCGTGCTGGGGCCCGACGGCGAGGGGCAGGGGCTTCTGCTCTGCCTCACCACCAGCTGGCTGTGAGCGCGCTCCGTGCCCAGCGTGTTGGACATGAGGCAGGTGTAGCGGCCAGCGTCCTCCAGCGCGGCGGATCCGATGACCAGCAGCTGGTTCCCCGGGGTGAAGTGGTGTCTGTCGGAGGGGCGCAGGGGCTGGTCGTTGCGTAGCCAGGTAATGCGGGGCGGTGGACTGCCCAGGGCCTTACATTGCAGGGCCACCGTGTCCCCTACCACCACGCTGCGATCCTCCAGGTCCTGGGCTAGGTGTGGAGTTTCTGTATGGGACAGTAGTGATGGGGTTTGCATCAAAAGTTTGGAGACTGCAGGATTCCTGAGGTCGGTATTTTCTATTATTCTATTGTTATTCTATGGCATCAAAGTTTTAGATTTCTGTTCTAGGGTTTCTGCTGTTTACAGGATCTGTTACAAATTGTGGGATCACGGTGATTCAGCTGGATAGACTGAGCACAAAGTTTGATGTTCTGAAAACCCATGAAAGCTTATCTCGTGATGAGGTTCTCATCcaacaattatatatatatatatatatatatatatatatatatatatatatatatacacacacacacacacacacacacacacacacacacacacacacacacacacacacacacatctgaggTCAGATCTACTATGCTAACAAATTCTGAAATCTTTtaatttgacacattttaattttgacattaTGAAACAACAAGATCTCTCTCTCATGACAGAATCCTCTTCAGAACCATGTTTTCTCCACTTCCCCGGCCACTTCACATTCTGCTGAATGGAGAAGATTGAgctgaatgtatgtgtgtgtgtgtgtgtgtgtgtgtgtgtgtgtgtgtgtgtgtgtgtgtgtgtgtgtgtgtgtgtgtgtgtgtgtgtgtgtgtgtgtgtgtgtgtgcgcgcgcgcgcgctaAGGTAAGCCTCTCCATTCAGACTGAGCACTTCCCCTCACAGGGGGACATACACAGATTAAGAGATCTCATTTAACCCACTTCAGTCGCCCCTTACTCTTCTATCAATAGTTTCGCCCTCTCCATCAATCCCCACTCTCTCTACCACCCTCCTCCCACCTTTCTTTTCTCTAAATCCCACTTGCCTACCTTCCCCCACACACTCCAACCATTCCAGCTCTTCTTTGGCTCCCATTTTTCTCCCCCGCCACTCTTTTTCCAGACAGGGGCCCCTCgactgcagccccccccccaaccccaacccaaacATTACAGATTCAGTGCAGAGGCATAGTCGGTTGCTTCAATATTCTACATTGTTGAGTGGATTAGCACTGGCTTAAACTGCTGTTCAGTTCACCAAGTCAATAACAAGTCACACAATATGCAAATCTATTGCTAACATACCAACTGCACCAGTCTGCCCAAGTTAAATATAGACACCATTGCTTTTGAGTTCTAAAGGGGAAATttcaggctttttaaaaaacaacaacaaaaaatgaaaaaaaaaaaaaaaggaaagaaaccacccaactcttttttttaatgctctgtCCAACAAGGGACTGCTTTACTCAGTTCAAAAGACAAAGGACAAAGATGATCTATGTGCTGAGATGGTTATTGGAGAgcagctctgttttgtttgatttaaaagtGTAAAACAGCCAATAAATTGGGAGCACTGAGGCCTGCAGTGAAGCAGCCATGACTGTCCCTCCCACCACAAGAGGAGAGGGGGTGGGGGAATGGGGGTGGTGCCTAACAAACACCCCTCTGTGAGTCCCTCTCGCTCCCCCACCATTCCCCTTTGACCCCCAACTGTGACCTCTGGCCCCTGACCTGCAGCAAGGCCACAGCTGccgagaaaagaaaaatataaagccTCTCATTCTGCAGCGTTGGACTGACCAATTCCCAACTGAGCGCAGAGCTATTTACAAGTACTCATTTTTGGGATTCTGGGAATATGATCAACACTATGTTACAATTAACACAAGTCGAGCATTGGACGATATTAGCTCACGTAAATTAGAAGACAGAATTATCGTAGAAACACGCAGCTCTTACCCAGCACGGTGAGGGTGGCGTTGGCAGAAATTGTGCCCGCTGTGTTTTTAGCAGTGCAGCTGTACACGCCCATGTCTTCCGGCTTTACATCCATAATGAAGAACACATCGTCGTCAGGCATGACGTGCATTCGACGCTCACGGGCGGCGGGGAAATCTGTGCCGCCGTCCTTCTGCCAGGCGATCTGAGGTGCCGGGTGACCCTCAGCGGCACATTCCAGCCTGGCTGTGTGGCCCGTCCTGATGGTGCTGTCCTTGGGAGTCTTCACGAAGGATGGAAGAACTGTGGATGAAAAAGACACCAATTCCTCAGTATGGTTAGaccaaaacagcaaatttaTGTATTCCAAGGAATTCAACTGtccactttattttttcagcattttcctcATTGACAGTTCTACACTTTCACGCCTGCAAGCTGGTGAGCAGCTCTGCTGGAGCAGTCTTTGGTAAAGAACCTTGACAGCAGTTGTTAAGGATTACAGAGCATTACTCATTCAGTTCTTCTGACCACATTTTCCCAGCTGGTGCTGACGTTCACACCAGGGAACTTCCGGTCAGAAGCCAATGTCTCTAACCTCTGTAGGAAACTTTGTTCCTTTGGCAGTTTCAGCTTCTTAACATCcatgaatgggaaagtggtctcagacttttggaccccaccgTATATGCCAAGACAGCAAGCAGAAAAATTGTTCTTTCATGAGTGAGAGTGAAGAAGAAGCTAGAAGTCTGATGCAGAGTTGGGAAGGGAACAAAGCTTTAGATAAATGTCTCCGTTTGCGGGAGGGCAGAATGACAGATTGGAGAAGAGATGGCCCCTGTTAGCGCTGACATGCAGCTAAATCAATTTGTTCCGAATACCATCCTGGAAGAGATAGAGGCcaagcgagagagagaagactTTATTCAAGTGAAAAGAAGAACTCAGCATGGCCACTTATCTCAATCGCTCCTCTGTCAAAGGAGACAATTGAAACTCTGATATGTATAACATAAACAGGCATTTTATTTGGCAGAAATAATTTAATCACACAGAGATATTTGAGCGgcatgtatttttctgtgtatgttaTCTTGATACTCGATCTTCTATTTCTCTCAAATTTTAATCGCCGTCATACTTTCCACAATGACCCAACTCTCCCTttaatacagtaataaaattaTAATCTATCTTAACCAAAGGGCTAataattttttcctttactgAACATCTGGTGGACATTTTCAGCCCAAAATCTCTTTAAAAACAACCTACCATTGACGATCAGGCGGGCCTTGCTGGAGTACGTGGAGCCAAAGTGGTTGGTGATGATGCACTGGTAACGGCCCTCATGTGCGAAGGTGACATGCCTCAGGTGCAGGATGGTTGTGTACTCCATCACGCCTCCACCTGCACCAGGCGCAACGGATGTTGCGCTTTGGTGGTGAGCTCGCATGTGGGCGTAGTTCTCTGTCTCAGCATGTCGAAGCAGTTCCTGGTCCTTACGCCATGCAAAGGTCATGGGGGAGGAGCTGCTGCTCGCGGCTGTACAGGTGAGACGCACGTCGCTACCAAGGACCGTCACTGTTGTTTCTGGTTGTACTGTGATCTGGGGTTTTGGGAGGTCGTCTGAAGATGGAGAGTGATGGAAAGGCAGAAatggaaggaggaaagaaagttAGAAGAGTGAAGCCAGTTATTGGATGGaagggatgaaaagaaaagacaaagtgagTTCATGAGGGAAGCATAAATCACACGTGGTCCAATGTCAAACATCACTAATTATTCTCAGTGGGTGTCTGCTCGCTGTGCAATGGatgtgaaagaggaaaataaaacacacagaaggaTCCATTACCATGTCTGAGTGCAAATGCAGAgctaaacaaaaacaccacacaaaTATGTGCGAGTATGTAAATAACAGAAGAGCGCCAAGCTGTCAGTGTAGCCCATCTGTGCCTCCAATGCCTCTTGCTCAACAAACCCacccacataaacacagattATGCACACACAACTCACCACACACAAAGCTGCTGGACGGGGCCTGGAAAATGCTGGTGCCCTTAAGGCTCTCTGGGTGGGCGCAGGTGGCATTGACACTGGCCTGCAAACCACGTGTCACCAACCAGTCAGGCATCCAGTGGAGCTGGCAGTCACAAAGGAAGCTGTCGCTCTGAATGAGACtgtggaagaggagaagagaggagaggagagagaagccGTAAGTAATTGTGGTATATATCACATCTGTTGCATCTGTAACTGAATGTGTTTCTGAATGTGCATGAATGCAAAAAGcattgtgggtgtgtttttcaATCCGAGTCAATGCATGTATGGCCGTATATCTACTGGTGGCTGTTTCTGCATGTGCGGGTTTGTGCACATAAATTATGTGTGTTCGTGTAAATGCATCAATATAACTCACAGGGATTTGAGGTTCTTCATCTTACTGAAGGCATCGGGCTGAATGGAACGAATAGCATTCTCTCCCAAGTTACTGTTGGGACATGGCATTGCATTACTTATCAACTGTATACAAATTACACCCATAGCTGCATATTGGCTTTCATTAGCAAGGATCACACTTTTAAACCCAGGTAGAAATATGTAGGTCTGTATCTCTGAGGATACATGTCAGCTTTTCCGTCACTCCCTAACTTTGTTCCTGCGCggttgcaagaaaaaaaagggccaaCGTTGAAATTGTGCTAGGCTAACGACAGAGAAGCAGCTGGGCGCTTGCAAAAGCCCCTGTCTTCTCCTTTTACAAAAGACGCTATTAAATTGCTAGCAGCCTCCTCTCTGCCAGCTACTTTTGgcaacccccccctccctccacacacacactccaccctctctccctcacactcactctctctggtCTGGAGGAGGGGCAGCCAAGCATTGTGGGATACTCACAGGTGTTCCAGGGTCTCCAGGCCAGAGAAGGCTTTCTTGGCCACCGACTTGATCTTGTTTCCAAACAGAGTCCTGTCGTTTCCAAACATGAAAGGTGTCgatagatggagagagagggggggggggggttgaaaagATAGCgcaagagaaggagagaggcaCAATTAGCAAAGCTGAATTTGATAAGATTGAGGAGACTGAGGTATAGGAAATCTGAACTGCATGGAGATTAGCCAGGAGGAAGGGTGAGGGAGACTGTTTGGGGTtgaggagggtgggggtgtgtgtgtgtgtgtgtgtgtgtgtgtgtgtgtgtgtgtgtgtgtgtgtttgtgtgtgtgtgtgtgtgtgtgtgtgtgtgtgtgtgtgtgtttttgtgtgtgtgtgtgtgtg
This genomic interval from Xiphias gladius isolate SHS-SW01 ecotype Sanya breed wild chromosome 21, ASM1685928v1, whole genome shotgun sequence contains the following:
- the lrig1 gene encoding leucine-rich repeats and immunoglobulin-like domains protein 1, with the translated sequence MAASLGRFGYVSRCVFYFILTVELFSGYGFSSDLPCAQNCTCTGDSVDCSNLELTATPLDLPARTVSLNLGHNKLTTISVEAFANLPNLRELRLDHNELTSIPDLGQAASKIVSLYLHHNKIRSIDGRRTGELVSVETLDLSNNDITELRGHCFPAGIRIRDLYLSNNKISMLELGALDHLGSTLQVLRLSRNRISQIPVRAFQLPRLTQLELNRNRIRQVEGLTFQGLSSLEVLKLQRNSISKLTDGAFWDLAKMKVLHLDYNSLTEVNSGSLYGLTSLQQLFLSNNSIARINPDGWKFCQKLRELNLSYNNLTRLDEGSLAVLGDLHTLRLGHNSISHITEGAFRGLKAVRVLELDHNDISGTIEDTNGAFSGLDSLNKLTLFGNKIKSVAKKAFSGLETLEHLNLGENAIRSIQPDAFSKMKNLKSLLIQSDSFLCDCQLHWMPDWLVTRGLQASVNATCAHPESLKGTSIFQAPSSSFVCDDLPKPQITVQPETTVTVLGSDVRLTCTAASSSSSPMTFAWRKDQELLRHAETENYAHMRAHHQSATSVAPGAGGGVMEYTTILHLRHVTFAHEGRYQCIITNHFGSTYSSKARLIVNVLPSFVKTPKDSTIRTGHTARLECAAEGHPAPQIAWQKDGGTDFPAARERRMHVMPDDDVFFIMDVKPEDMGVYSCTAKNTAGTISANATLTVLETPHLAQDLEDRSVVVGDTVALQCKALGSPPPRITWLRNDQPLRPSDRHHFTPGNQLLVIGSAALEDAGRYTCLMSNTLGTERAHSQLVVRQSRSPCPSPSGPSTVTVGIIVIAVVTSIVVTSLVWVCIIYQTRKKSEECSVTNTDETIVPPDVPSYLSSQGTLSERQDVCIRVEAGGGPQPNGHIVDTAGFDGAVVCTDCMENSNSYSKDPDYLTHSCCPAGGMEYQQHSVPPPHPHFHPVEHHEPGSYTAPLCNGTPNGIRKDIHGSTFPKNHNTLQVNQHDRKASRGGQTPACSPSQEESFHKPVKLAGVPSHGLSDTDCEPELRQTLLSNGHTLRASQNESAPLRRASD